DNA from Dietzia lutea:
ACTGCTCGACCGGCTGGGAGATGAACGACGACAGCGGGGCACCGAACAGGCGGGCATCGAGGAAGCTCTGGACCTCGTCCGCGTTGAACACGTAGTTGCCCGTGTTGCGCGTCTCCTCGGCCGTCATCCCCAGTGCGCCGAACTGCTCACCCATCCGGTTGAACGAGCGCAGCACGTGGAACAGGCCCAGGAACACGGGGATCTGGATGAGCATGGGCAGACAGCCCAGCAGCGGGTTGAAACCCTCCTGCTTCTGCATCTTGCGGGTCTCGACGGCGAGCTTCTCGCGGTCGTTCTTGTACCGCTTCTGCAGCTCCTTCATCTTGGGCTGCAGCTCCTGCATCTTGCGGGAGAAGCGGATCTGCTTGGCCGCCGGCCAGAAGAGCAACGCGCGCAGCGTGACGACGAGGAAGATCACCGACAGCGCCCAGATGACGCCGTTGGAGTCCGGCGCCTCGACCCAGGGGAGCAGCCCCCCGAGGAACGCGAAGATCTTGTGCCAGAACCAGAGGATCCCGGAGATCGGGTAATAGACCAGCGGGTTGGTGATGAACGACATGGGTGTGTGAGTCCTAGCTACGTTCGTGAATTGTGGTCGTGCGCATCATGCTCGTCCGGTGGATCCGGCGCCCGTGGCTCCGGGACCGGGTCCCACCCGCCCGGCGTCCACGGGCCGCAGCGCAACAGTCGCCGCACCGAGAGCCAGGTGCCGTACCACGCGCCGTGGACGCGCACCGCCTCGACGGCGTACGCGCTGCAGGTCGGCTCGAAGCGGCAACTCGGCGGGGTGAGCGGCGAGATGCCCTTCTGGTAGAAGTCCAGCATCCACAGCAGGACCCGCGCCACGGGTCCCGGACGGGCCCGGGTCACGAGGCCCCCCGCGCCCGTGCCGCCGCAGCGGCCAACCCGGTTCTCATATCCCGCACCAGATCCGCATGAGGGGCCGTCGCCGACGCCGGGTTCGCTCGCACGACGACCATGAGGTCTGGGTCGACGTCCGCCAGCACCTCGGCTGCGATATGACGAAGCCGCCGGCTGACCCGGTGGCGTGTCACCGAGTCCCCGACGGCTTTGCTCACGACGAGCCCGAAACGCGGACCGCCCACGCGGACATCCGCGGAGTCCACGTGGGCGTGTACGACCATGGTGCGGCGGCCCTTCCTGGCACCCTTACGCACCACCGTCGCGAAATCAGCGGAACGGTGGAGCCGGTGCGACCTGGGAAGCACGCGCCACCCCGGCCGGGATCAGGCCGTCAGCGAGGCGCGGCCCTTGCGAC
Protein-coding regions in this window:
- the yidD gene encoding membrane protein insertion efficiency factor YidD codes for the protein MTRARPGPVARVLLWMLDFYQKGISPLTPPSCRFEPTCSAYAVEAVRVHGAWYGTWLSVRRLLRCGPWTPGGWDPVPEPRAPDPPDEHDAHDHNSRT
- the rnpA gene encoding ribonuclease P protein component, which gives rise to MLPRSHRLHRSADFATVVRKGARKGRRTMVVHAHVDSADVRVGGPRFGLVVSKAVGDSVTRHRVSRRLRHIAAEVLADVDPDLMVVVRANPASATAPHADLVRDMRTGLAAAAARARGAS